The genomic region GTAAAAGGATTGGGACCGAGAACCGTCCAACTTTGGGAGAAAGCCCTTTCGTCGACAGAGGAAGCATCCGAGAATATTTCCGAGGAGCAGCCTGAAGCACCAGAGGAAACCCAGGAAAACGTCGAACCCATGGAGGAAGAGGCAGCGATTCCGGCCACAGAAGAAGAGACCCCCCATGACGAAGTCGTCGAAGGACCTGGCATCCATAGGCCCGAGCGAAACCTATCTTGCACCATGGCGGACCTCAAGGAGATCCAGCAGACCACCGTCGACCTACTGCAGATGAATGGTTCCAAGAAGAAGGGAAGAATGGCATCGGTCGAGTATGCGGTCAAAAAGTTGACCGGAGCGGGAATGGAGGTCACCATAAGCAAGGAAGGAGGCGCTCCGGTGGTCGTGGCCAACAAGGGAGAGGGCGGAATCGTCCTCTGGGGACATCTGGATACAGAACGCCTTGCAGGAATGAAACGGAAGAAACAAGGCAATATTCAGGGTGACATGGTCAATGGTCGCGGAGCGGCCAACATGAAAGGGGCGGTGGCGACAATGATCTGCGTATCCAACAGATTGGTCTCCTGGCAGGTGCCATTCTCCATCGTACTTACCACGGATTCGCTGGGAGAGCAGAAAGGAGCGGAATCGCTGGCCGATGACTCCCTGATCCGGCGAAGCAAAGGGATCTTGATGCTCGCGCCCACCAGTATGAGATCGGTCGTCGGTCAGTACGGATATGCGGCGATTCTCGTCACAACTTATGGGGACGGGGCCGTGATGAAGATGGCGTCCTTCCTGAAGGGGCTCACTAATGAGATCGAGAGTTCGCCAGAAAGGTTGTCGGTGAAAACTGGACTGATACGCGGCGGAAAGAAGAGGATGCCGTATGCACCTGCATTATCCTGCGGGGTCGTTCTGGAAATAGAGACCAGGGAGACCACCGATTTCGCGATATCTATTATCGAGGGCATACTTGATCAAACTGAACACAACGTCGAGATCCTCTGCAGAAGCGAAATGGCGGAGTTCGACCGGACCAATGATCTCGTTGCATCGGTGACCGAGCTGACAAAGACTGAGCCGGTCTTTGAGATGATCCATTCCGAGGCGGGCAAGATAGTCTCTGCCAACCCAAAG from Methanomassiliicoccales archaeon harbors:
- a CDS encoding M20/M25/M40 family metallo-hydrolase, whose protein sequence is MEYSKRIIEELSNLPNYKDNFTESLAEFGVTSIEDLRQVLSDTERTSSMISAVKGLGPRTVQLWEKALSSTEEASENISEEQPEAPEETQENVEPMEEEAAIPATEEETPHDEVVEGPGIHRPERNLSCTMADLKEIQQTTVDLLQMNGSKKKGRMASVEYAVKKLTGAGMEVTISKEGGAPVVVANKGEGGIVLWGHLDTERLAGMKRKKQGNIQGDMVNGRGAANMKGAVATMICVSNRLVSWQVPFSIVLTTDSLGEQKGAESLADDSLIRRSKGILMLAPTSMRSVVGQYGYAAILVTTYGDGAVMKMASFLKGLTNEIESSPERLSVKTGLIRGGKKRMPYAPALSCGVVLEIETRETTDFAISIIEGILDQTEHNVEILCRSEMAEFDRTNDLVASVTELTKTEPVFEMIHSEAGKIVSANPKIVLCGPGNIANSQSDQEYVTLNDLEKTFETILTLIDGAEPLEGA